A window of Desulfomicrobium macestii contains these coding sequences:
- a CDS encoding mobilization protein C has protein sequence MTTTSSLERLEAKKRELEAKIATAKAKLSKKSRAEDTRRKILVGAAIIAANNTEDPRMPDALLASLLGEYITAARDRSFLGLPPLPPSPPEAN, from the coding sequence ATGACCACTACGTCGAGCCTGGAGCGTCTTGAAGCCAAGAAACGCGAACTTGAGGCGAAAATCGCCACCGCCAAGGCAAAGCTGTCGAAAAAATCCCGGGCAGAGGACACGCGCCGGAAAATCCTTGTTGGCGCCGCGATCATCGCCGCGAACAACACCGAGGATCCACGCATGCCCGACGCGCTTCTCGCCTCGCTCCTGGGCGAGTACATCACAGCAGCCCGTGACCGGTCCTTCCTTGGCCTCCCTCCCCTGCCTCCCTCCCCGCCAGAGGCCAACTAA